The Sphaerospermopsis torques-reginae ITEP-024 genome has a window encoding:
- a CDS encoding adenylate/guanylate cyclase domain-containing protein has translation MKTIGDAYMTVARLPNHHSDHAMSLANMALDMQQAVAKFNEEQNQSFRIRLGAKFNNQ, from the coding sequence ATCAAAACTATTGGTGATGCTTACATGACAGTTGCTAGATTACCTAATCATCACAGTGATCATGCTATGTCCCTAGCAAATATGGCTTTAGATATGCAACAGGCTGTAGCTAAGTTTAATGAAGAACAAAATCAATCATTTCGTATCCGTCTGGGAGCAAAATTTAATAATCAATAA
- a CDS encoding hybrid sensor histidine kinase/response regulator, producing MKGKISLLSNYSVSILCVGIALVLTFLLQPFLDRSIFLIFFAAIAVSTWYGGIKPGLLATVLSVITVRYFFIDPQFSFSVENPDSIIKLGLFTLVTMFISWLNSELRTSKQKLEISFKHLAASEARFRRLKDANIIGVIITDIQGGILEANDAFLNMVGYTREELLAGRINCRKMTPPEYLEKSDRSILELRNQRVCQPFEKQYIRKDGSRVSVLLGLALLEDNSDQVIGFVVDVSERKKAEDSLIKQEEQLRLITDSLPVQISYVDAQQRYRFNNKRYEEWFGIPTSQMDGKHLKEILGDSVYEKIYSYVETVLSGKEITYENQLLHPDGTEHNTSVTYVPQFNNQGKVEGFVALIRDITEQKQAENALKQSEEKFRKLTEKVRVIPWEADPKTGNFTYIGPQTEEILGYSLTDCYNDNFWEEHIYPDDKEWAVKYCLMSSQTEENYEFEYRMLAADGRVVWLYDIVNVVRGKDRPKQLHGFMIDITERKQAEQEREQILAREKAARTEAEAANRIKDEFLATLSHELRTPLNAMLGWTQLLRSRKFDEATTAKALETIDRNSRSLAQLIEDVLDVSRIIRGKLRLNMYPVELVPVVEAAIDTLRPAADAKHICIESEFDPAVGVVIGDANRLQQIVWNLLSNAVKFTPKGGIVQVKIQRIKSRVQIQVSDTGAGIAPEFLPYVFERFYQADSSTTRSHGGLGLGLAIVRHLVELHGGTVSATSPGLEKGATFIVNLPMKAVINEDDTPKSQPFLTNSNSVNYQLSILENVRVLVVDDEADTRNLLTKILGQYGAQVTAVASCEEAMTALSKFHPDILISDIGMPEEDGYTLIRKVRSLPSNEGGKIPAVALTAYARSEDRTQALLAGFQLHIPKPVNAGELAAVVANLSGRT from the coding sequence TTGAAAGGAAAAATTTCTCTTCTATCAAACTATTCTGTGTCCATTTTATGTGTTGGTATCGCCTTGGTACTAACATTCCTGTTGCAGCCATTTTTAGATCGCTCTATCTTTCTGATATTTTTTGCGGCTATAGCAGTTAGTACCTGGTATGGTGGCATTAAGCCTGGATTATTAGCTACTGTTTTGTCTGTCATAACTGTGAGGTACTTTTTTATCGATCCCCAATTTTCATTTTCTGTTGAGAATCCAGACAGTATAATTAAGTTAGGATTGTTTACGCTGGTGACAATGTTTATCAGTTGGCTAAACTCAGAATTACGTACTTCTAAACAGAAATTAGAAATAAGTTTTAAACACCTAGCAGCGAGTGAAGCGAGATTTCGGAGATTAAAAGATGCCAACATCATTGGAGTGATTATAACCGATATACAAGGCGGCATTTTAGAAGCGAATGATGCCTTTTTAAACATGGTGGGTTATACACGAGAAGAACTACTAGCAGGAAGAATAAACTGCCGAAAAATGACACCTCCAGAATATCTGGAAAAAAGCGATCGCTCAATACTGGAACTGAGAAACCAAAGAGTTTGTCAACCTTTTGAGAAACAATACATCCGCAAAGATGGCAGTCGGGTGAGTGTTTTACTGGGTTTAGCTTTATTAGAAGATAATTCAGATCAAGTAATTGGTTTTGTTGTTGATGTGAGTGAACGCAAAAAAGCAGAAGATTCCCTGATAAAACAGGAAGAACAACTGCGCTTGATCACTGATTCTTTACCAGTACAGATTTCCTATGTAGATGCTCAACAGCGTTATCGTTTTAATAATAAAAGATATGAAGAATGGTTTGGTATACCTACATCTCAAATGGATGGCAAACACCTAAAAGAAATTTTAGGAGATTCGGTTTATGAAAAAATTTATTCCTATGTAGAAACAGTATTATCTGGAAAGGAAATCACCTACGAAAATCAACTCTTGCATCCAGATGGTACAGAACATAATACAAGCGTGACTTACGTTCCCCAATTCAATAATCAAGGAAAAGTGGAAGGATTTGTTGCTTTAATTAGAGATATTACAGAACAAAAGCAAGCTGAAAATGCTCTCAAACAAAGCGAAGAAAAATTCCGCAAATTAACAGAAAAAGTGCGCGTCATTCCTTGGGAAGCAGATCCTAAAACTGGGAATTTTACATACATTGGTCCGCAAACAGAAGAAATACTCGGTTATTCATTAACTGATTGTTACAATGATAATTTCTGGGAAGAACACATCTATCCTGATGACAAAGAGTGGGCAGTTAAGTATTGCCTAATGAGTTCACAAACTGAGGAAAATTACGAATTTGAATATAGAATGTTAGCCGCAGATGGCAGAGTGGTTTGGTTATATGATATAGTGAATGTGGTGCGGGGTAAAGATAGACCAAAGCAGCTACATGGGTTCATGATTGATATTACAGAACGCAAACAAGCAGAACAAGAAAGAGAACAAATATTAGCGCGAGAAAAAGCAGCAAGAACTGAAGCAGAAGCAGCTAACCGCATCAAAGATGAATTTTTAGCCACACTTTCCCACGAACTCCGCACCCCCCTCAACGCCATGTTAGGATGGACACAGTTGCTCAGAAGCCGTAAATTTGATGAAGCTACCACTGCTAAAGCATTGGAAACAATTGATCGCAATAGTCGGTCTTTAGCTCAGTTAATTGAAGATGTATTAGATGTTTCTCGGATTATTCGTGGTAAACTGCGTTTAAATATGTACCCAGTGGAACTTGTGCCAGTAGTAGAAGCAGCAATAGACACATTGCGTCCTGCTGCGGATGCTAAACATATTTGCATTGAGTCGGAATTTGATCCAGCAGTGGGAGTAGTGATAGGTGATGCTAACCGCTTGCAACAAATAGTTTGGAATTTGCTTTCCAATGCTGTAAAATTTACACCTAAGGGGGGAATAGTCCAGGTAAAAATACAGCGCATTAAGTCCCGTGTGCAGATTCAAGTCAGTGATACTGGTGCGGGAATTGCTCCCGAATTTTTACCTTATGTATTTGAGCGTTTTTATCAAGCTGATAGTTCAACCACGCGATCGCATGGTGGATTAGGATTAGGATTAGCTATAGTTCGGCATTTAGTAGAACTGCACGGAGGTACAGTTTCCGCTACCAGTCCAGGACTAGAAAAAGGTGCAACTTTCATCGTCAATTTACCAATGAAAGCCGTGATTAATGAAGATGATACACCCAAATCACAACCATTTCTCACAAATAGCAATTCTGTGAATTACCAATTATCAATCTTGGAAAATGTGCGAGTGTTGGTAGTGGATGATGAAGCAGATACAAGAAATTTACTAACTAAAATTTTAGGACAATATGGCGCTCAAGTGACTGCTGTTGCCTCTTGTGAAGAAGCAATGACAGCTTTATCAAAATTCCATCCAGATATATTAATTAGTGACATTGGAATGCCAGAAGAAGATGGCTATACATTAATTCGTAAAGTCAGAAGTCTTCCTAGTAATGAAGGAGGGAAAATTCCCGCAGTAGCACTAACAGCTTATGCTAGATCAGAAGACCGCACCCAAGCTTTATTAGCAGGTTTTCAATTACATATTCCTAAACCAGTGAATGCTGGAGAATTAGCAGCGGTGGTTGCTAATTTATCGGGAAGAACATGA
- a CDS encoding serine/threonine protein kinase: MLQAEEILHDRYQIQRQLGNNGIRQTWLAKDLQATELENSLVVVKLLAFGGAVQWDDLKLFEREGQILKQLNHPCIPKYIDYFCIDDRNLWFGLVQQYIPGVSLKEKLVAGERFTENKVRKIAVKILRILTYLHELNPGVLHRDIKPSNLIWGADNQIYLVDFGAVQDKAAKEGVTFTVVGTYGYAPMEQFGGRAVPASDLYALGATLIHLLTGHPPADLPQKDLKIQFVDRVNLSSSFENWISQLIEPAPENRFANARKALNALKSGDTVHPQTETIRPDKIEVRHLDIKEVINNSGCGLYNKYAVVPEEILGWNWGAFLMPWLWMWPNYVWYGLLCFIPHIGWMMTIALGAKGNEWAWKSRRWRSIEHFKQHQRGWAIAGIMIGAPVSITIWVLAFISLFNQIFDLAN; the protein is encoded by the coding sequence ATGCTGCAAGCAGAAGAAATATTACATGACCGTTACCAAATTCAACGCCAACTAGGTAATAATGGTATTCGTCAAACTTGGTTAGCTAAAGATTTACAAGCCACAGAACTAGAAAACTCGTTAGTTGTGGTCAAACTCTTGGCTTTTGGTGGTGCTGTGCAGTGGGATGACCTGAAACTTTTTGAAAGGGAAGGACAGATTCTGAAACAGCTAAATCATCCTTGTATCCCCAAATATATTGATTATTTTTGCATTGATGACCGTAACCTCTGGTTTGGCTTAGTTCAACAATATATTCCTGGTGTATCTCTGAAAGAAAAACTCGTTGCTGGGGAAAGATTTACAGAAAATAAAGTTAGAAAAATTGCTGTTAAAATTTTAAGGATTCTCACCTATTTACATGAATTAAATCCAGGGGTTTTACATCGAGATATTAAACCCAGTAATTTGATTTGGGGTGCAGATAATCAAATTTATTTAGTAGATTTTGGGGCGGTTCAAGATAAAGCTGCTAAAGAAGGTGTGACTTTTACCGTTGTTGGTACTTATGGTTATGCACCTATGGAACAATTTGGTGGTCGGGCTGTTCCTGCATCAGATTTGTATGCTTTAGGCGCGACTTTAATTCATTTGTTAACTGGTCATCCTCCCGCAGATTTACCCCAAAAAGATTTAAAAATTCAATTTGTAGACCGTGTTAATTTAAGTTCATCTTTTGAAAATTGGATAAGCCAACTAATAGAACCAGCACCAGAAAACCGTTTTGCTAATGCACGTAAAGCCTTAAATGCCCTAAAATCTGGTGATACAGTTCACCCTCAAACAGAGACAATTCGCCCTGACAAAATTGAAGTTCGACACTTAGATATAAAAGAGGTAATTAACAATTCTGGCTGTGGTTTATATAATAAATATGCAGTAGTTCCCGAAGAAATTTTAGGTTGGAATTGGGGGGCATTTTTGATGCCTTGGTTGTGGATGTGGCCTAATTATGTTTGGTATGGGTTGCTGTGTTTTATCCCTCACATTGGTTGGATGATGACTATTGCTTTGGGAGCAAAAGGTAATGAGTGGGCTTGGAAAAGTAGACGCTGGCGGAGTATTGAACATTTTAAACAACATCAGAGAGGTTGGGCGATCGCCGGAATTATGATTGGCGCACCTGTGAGTATTACAATTTGGGTATTGGCATTTATTAGTCTGTTCAATCAAATATTTGATCTAGCAAATTAA
- the msrA gene encoding peptide-methionine (S)-S-oxide reductase MsrA, producing MGLFGFGKKVAMPTPEQALPGRTAKMPVPATHFVNNNPLKPPFPEGMETAMFGLGCFWGAERKFWQQNGVYSTGVGYAAGYTPNPTYREVCTGMTGHNEVVFVVFDPKVITYSQLLKVFWESHDPTQGMRQGNDVGTQYRSGIYVYSPEQKQLAEASRDAYEQALVKAGYGKITTEILDAPEFYYAEDYHQQYLAKNPGGYCGLGGTNVACPVGVFETSVS from the coding sequence ATGGGATTATTCGGATTTGGAAAAAAAGTGGCAATGCCCACACCTGAACAAGCACTGCCAGGACGCACAGCAAAAATGCCCGTACCTGCAACACACTTTGTCAACAACAACCCCCTCAAACCTCCGTTTCCTGAAGGTATGGAAACTGCGATGTTTGGTTTAGGGTGTTTTTGGGGTGCAGAACGCAAGTTTTGGCAACAAAACGGAGTTTACAGCACTGGGGTAGGTTATGCTGCTGGTTACACACCCAACCCCACCTATAGGGAAGTTTGCACTGGTATGACCGGTCACAATGAAGTGGTGTTTGTGGTATTTGATCCTAAAGTTATTACTTATTCCCAACTGTTAAAAGTCTTTTGGGAAAGTCATGATCCCACCCAAGGGATGCGTCAAGGTAATGATGTGGGTACTCAATACCGTTCTGGAATTTATGTTTATTCCCCAGAACAAAAACAACTAGCGGAAGCTTCACGGGATGCTTATGAACAAGCGTTAGTAAAAGCAGGGTATGGCAAAATTACCACAGAAATTTTAGATGCACCTGAGTTTTATTATGCTGAAGATTACCATCAACAGTATTTAGCTAAAAATCCCGGTGGTTATTGCGGTTTAGGTGGTACTAATGTTGCTTGTCCTGTGGGTGTGTTTGAAACTTCAGTGAGTTAG
- a CDS encoding recombinase family protein, with protein sequence MVSNSFWIVGTSRSGKTTRLAQQFCDWVQQNDNQDIESFYPKNQNRKQAKSAIKTANLLQTEPGALVLASNDDNRRLLTDKIVTLTSGKYPIRAKTTLGFIQDEVILFWPLLVESLQIKAQFPVRLRPETEQELATKLWNYQLDAETLRRAGVNEYRLVRRILDLWQLAAYSGTDCEDIAGILQTGLPENTNNLEPEFFTSLLLDWRNWCLERGLLTYGLITELYHQHLLTNSDYQQHLKKRYQMIIADDVDDYPAIAYHLFEFLLNAGAVGAFSYNLDGGVRWGLGADPEYLNRLAKRCQVEKLVSFPEANLAETLVQPMIELVTEPMTILSLPKSVKCIQTASRAQLLRQITDVIINGIKTGKIEPEEIAIIAPGLDAIARYSLIEILTKQNIQVEALNEQRPLISSPAVRALLTLITLVYPNLGRLVERDEVAEMLVVLSHSHTNDGEDGEKKEFPQPKIDPVRAGLIADHCFVPHPENPHLLNIKTFERWDRIGYTATTAYNEILGWIEKQKTEVQENVIYTPVNLLYQAMQKFLCKDHHPPFPTLAALRELLETAQHYWEIDTRLKQTITNSTIQNNTIAEFIQLLRCGTITANPYPIRPIGKAKKAITLATIFQYRASHRDHKWHFWLDAGSPLWAKGGAATLFGATLFLQDRLGKPWTAADEQAAETQRLRRIIADLLARVSQRVYLCHSDLAVNGQEQMGPLLPLVHACDVIEN encoded by the coding sequence GTGGTTTCAAATTCTTTTTGGATTGTTGGTACTAGCCGCAGCGGAAAAACTACTCGTTTAGCCCAACAGTTTTGTGATTGGGTGCAACAAAATGACAATCAAGATATAGAGTCATTTTATCCGAAAAATCAAAATCGGAAACAAGCTAAAAGTGCAATTAAAACCGCAAATCTTTTGCAAACAGAACCTGGTGCTTTAGTTTTAGCATCTAATGATGATAATCGCAGATTATTAACTGATAAAATTGTCACTTTAACTTCAGGAAAATACCCAATTCGGGCGAAAACAACCTTGGGTTTTATTCAAGATGAAGTGATTTTATTTTGGCCGTTATTGGTGGAATCTTTACAAATAAAAGCACAATTTCCGGTAAGATTGCGCCCAGAAACAGAGCAAGAATTAGCAACAAAGCTTTGGAATTATCAGTTAGATGCAGAAACTTTGAGACGTGCAGGAGTGAATGAATATCGCTTAGTGAGGCGGATATTAGACTTATGGCAATTAGCAGCTTATAGTGGTACAGATTGTGAAGATATTGCGGGGATTTTGCAGACAGGTTTACCAGAAAATACTAATAATCTAGAACCAGAATTTTTCACATCTTTGCTGTTAGATTGGCGGAATTGGTGTTTAGAAAGGGGATTATTAACTTATGGTTTAATTACCGAACTTTATCACCAACATTTATTAACTAATAGCGATTATCAGCAACATTTAAAAAAACGTTATCAGATGATCATAGCTGATGATGTAGATGATTATCCAGCCATAGCTTATCACTTATTTGAGTTTTTATTAAATGCGGGTGCGGTGGGAGCATTTAGTTATAATCTTGATGGGGGAGTGCGTTGGGGTTTGGGTGCTGATCCTGAATATTTAAACAGGTTAGCAAAGCGTTGTCAGGTAGAAAAGTTGGTGAGTTTTCCTGAAGCTAATTTAGCTGAAACCTTGGTTCAACCGATGATAGAATTAGTCACTGAACCGATGACAATTTTAAGTTTACCAAAGTCTGTAAAATGTATTCAAACTGCTTCTCGCGCTCAACTTTTGCGACAAATAACAGATGTGATAATTAATGGAATTAAAACGGGAAAAATAGAACCGGAAGAAATAGCAATTATCGCTCCTGGGTTAGATGCGATCGCTCGTTATAGTCTCATAGAAATATTAACAAAGCAAAATATTCAGGTAGAAGCTCTCAATGAACAACGTCCTTTAATTAGTTCACCCGCTGTCAGAGCATTACTCACCTTAATTACTTTAGTTTATCCCAATTTAGGAAGATTAGTAGAGCGGGATGAAGTGGCAGAAATGTTAGTTGTTTTAAGTCACAGTCACACCAATGATGGAGAAGATGGAGAAAAAAAAGAATTTCCACAACCAAAAATTGATCCAGTGCGTGCTGGTTTAATAGCAGATCATTGTTTTGTACCCCATCCAGAAAATCCCCATTTATTAAATATTAAAACCTTTGAACGTTGGGATAGAATCGGCTATACTGCAACCACAGCTTATAATGAAATATTGGGATGGATTGAAAAACAGAAAACAGAAGTTCAAGAAAATGTAATTTACACACCAGTTAATCTTTTATATCAAGCAATGCAAAAATTTTTGTGTAAAGATCATCATCCTCCATTTCCCACATTAGCAGCATTACGAGAATTATTAGAAACTGCTCAACATTATTGGGAAATAGACACCAGATTAAAACAAACAATTACCAATTCAACAATACAAAATAATACCATTGCCGAATTTATTCAACTGTTGCGATGTGGTACAATTACTGCTAATCCCTACCCCATTCGTCCCATCGGAAAAGCCAAAAAAGCCATTACATTAGCTACCATTTTCCAATATCGTGCTAGTCATAGAGATCACAAATGGCATTTTTGGTTAGATGCGGGTTCACCTCTTTGGGCTAAAGGTGGTGCAGCAACTTTATTTGGTGCTACTTTATTTCTACAAGATAGGTTAGGAAAACCTTGGACAGCAGCAGATGAACAAGCAGCAGAAACGCAAAGATTACGTCGCATTATTGCAGATTTACTAGCGCGTGTTTCCCAAAGAGTTTATTTATGTCACAGTGATTTAGCTGTTAATGGACAAGAACAAATGGGTCCATTATTACCTTTAGTTCATGCTTGTGATGTAATAGAAAATTAA